The following proteins are encoded in a genomic region of Triticum dicoccoides isolate Atlit2015 ecotype Zavitan chromosome 1B, WEW_v2.0, whole genome shotgun sequence:
- the LOC119325110 gene encoding pentatricopeptide repeat-containing protein At3g05340-like, producing the protein MYARCGRHDAAARVFDEMRVRDSISWNSLISSAAASSSGADDALLQFRRMLRSGLSCDHATFTTVLSVCARAVSLPACAMVHGLVVSRGFEGEVSIGNALVTAYFECGSPDSAKRAFQGMTGRNVITWTAMISGMARAELYEDSILLFRQMRRTVDANNATYSSSLLACAGSLAAKEGKQIHALIVKAGLATDLHVESGLMDVYSKCGLMDDALSVFRACRQPDEIFLTVILVGFAQNGLEEKAFELFAEMAGEGICIDTNMVSAVLGAFGASAPIALGKQIHALVIKKCFGRNIYVCNGLINMYSKCGELQESVQVFDETPSKNSISWNSIIAAFARHGQGSEVFQLFESMKADGANPTDVTFLSLLHGCSHVGSAKKGLEILNSMSSQYGVLPRVEHYACVVDMLGRAGQLDDAKSFIEDGPFKDSAILWQALMGACSFHQNLEIGKYAAEKLLLVDPESPASYVLLSNIYSAEGRWDDRAKVMKKMREMGLRKDTGKSWIELEKEVHSFVVGSLTSRPDSAPVDDVLLQLSAVTGDHQDDVMEDNAL; encoded by the coding sequence ATGTACGCCAGGTGCGGCCGCCACGACGCCGCCGCCAGGGTGTTCGACGAAATGCGCGTCCGGGACTCTATCTCCTGGAACTCGCtcatctcctccgccgccgcctcgtcatCCGGCGCCGACGACGCGCTCCTACAGTTCAGGCGGATGCTGCGCTCGGGCCTCTCGTGCGACCACGCCACCTTCACCACAGTCCTGTCTGTGTGCGCGCGTGCAGTGTCCCTCCCCGCGTGTGCCATGGTACACGGGCTGGTCGTCTCGCGTGGGTTTGAGGGCGAGGTGTCCATCGGGAACGCGCTAGTGACCGCCTACTTCGAGTGTGGATCTCCGGACTCGGCCAAGAGGGCGTTCCAGGGAATGACAGGGAGGAACGTCATCACGTGGACGGCGATGATCTCTGGGATGGCTCGAGCAGAGCTCTACGAGGACAGTATCCTGTTGTTTCGACAGATGAGGCGCACTGTGGACGCCAACAATGCGACATACTCGAGCTCCCTGTTAGCCTGCGCTGGATCTCTGGCAGCCAAGGAAGGCAAGCAGATTCATGCCCTTATTGTGAAGGCTGGACTCGCGACCGACCTCCATGTAGAGAGCGGGCTCATGGATGTGTACTCTAAATGCGGCTTAATGGATGATGCTCTGAGTGTGTTCCGTGCATGTCGGCAGCCTGACGAAATTTTCTTGACAGTCATTCTGGTCGGATTTGCTCAAAATGGACTGGAAGAGAAGGCGTTCGAATTGTTCGCTGAGATGGCGGGTGAAGGAATTTGCATTGATACAAACATGGTTTCTGCAGTTCTGGGGGCATTCGGTGCCTCCGCGCCAATTGCTCTTGGGAAGCAAATCCATGCACTGGTCATCAAGAAGTGCTTTGGAAGGAACATATATGTCTGCAATGGTCTGATCAATATGTATTCAAAGTGCGGTGAGCTGCAAGAGTCTGTCCAAGTGTTCGATGAGACGCCCAGCAAGAACTCAATCTCATGGAACTCGATCATTGCAGCCTTTGCGCGGCATGGCCAGGGTTCTGAAGTCTTTCAACTGTTTGAATCCATGAAAGCCGACGGTGCCAATCCCACAGATGTCACGTTCTTATCACTACTTCATGGTTGCAGCCATGTTGGATCAGCAAAGAAGGGACTGGAGATCTTGAATTCTATGTCATCGCAGTACGGAGTCCTCCCAAGGGTGGAACATTATGCATGTGTGGTCGACATGCTTGGCCGAGCTGGTCAGTTAGACGACGCAAAGTCATTCATCGAGGACGGACCTTTCAAGGACAGTGCTATCCTTTGGCAGGCCTTAATGGGAGCTTGTAGCTTCCATCAGAACTTGGAGATCGGGAAATACGCGGCTGAGAAGTTGCTCCTTGTGGACCCCGAGTCCCCTGCTTCTTACGTCTTGCTATCAAACATCTACTCAGCAGAAGGCCGATGGGATGATCGAGCGAAGGttatgaagaagatgagggagatggGTCTGAGGAAGGATACCGGCAAGAGCTGGATCGAGCTCGAGAAGGAGGTTCATTCTTTCGTCGTCGGGTCACTCACGTCTCGTCCTGATTCTGCTCCTGTTGATGATGTGCTGCTGCAGCTGTCTGCAGTTACCGGTGATCATCAGGATGATGTGATGGAAGACAATGCTCTGTGA